In a genomic window of Urocitellus parryii isolate mUroPar1 chromosome 11, mUroPar1.hap1, whole genome shotgun sequence:
- the Tmem69 gene encoding transmembrane protein 69, with translation MLHFIQRFSQTSSKMLKYPFTMSMGTRRRIDILSLKSSLHQNLFLFFPTSCVFPSFPVCMSKTRWYHTSPCSFKKKQKQVVLPARPPSTITYLPDSPKPALYITLAGLIPFIAPPLIMVMTKTYIPELAFTQMAYGASFLSFLGGVRWGFALPEGSPAKPDYLNLANSATPVVFSWFAILFSEGLSEAIVLVIIGLGIALHVELFLLPHYPNWFKALRILVTLVAFFSFVVTLLLKDIYPEKGPK, from the exons ATGCTTCACTTCATCCAGAGGTTTTCTCAAACATCTTCAAAG ATGCTGAAGTACCCATTCACAATGAGCATGGGAACCAGAAGGAGAATAGATATACTTTCTCTCAAATCATCTCTTCATCAgaacttattccttttttttcctacatcttGTGTTTTCCCATCATTTCCAGTATGTATGAGTAAGACACGATGGTATCATACATCCCCATGCAGCTttaagaagaagcagaagcaagTAGTACTTCCAGCCAGGCCACCGAGCACCATCACTTACCTGCCTGACAGCCCAAAGCCAGCATTATATATAACTTTGGCAGGGCTAATCCCTTTCATTGCTCCACCATTGATCATGGTCATGACCAAGACTTATATCCCTGAATTAGCTTTTACTCAGATGGCTTATGGCGCCAGTTTCCTATCTTTCTTGGGAGGAGTAAGATGGGGTTTTGCTCTGCCAGAAGGTAGTCCAGCTAAACCAGACTATCTTAATTTAGCTAATAGTGCAACTCCTGTTGTGTTTTCATGGTTTGCCATCCTTTTTTCTGAAGGACTCAGTGAAGCCATAGTCTTAGTAATAATAGGTTTGGGGATAGCATTACATGTTGAACTTTTTCTCTTGCCACATTATCCCAACTGGTTCAAGGCTCTAAGAATACTTGTCACTTTAGTggcttttttttcatttgtagtcACGTTACTACTTAAAGATATTTATCCAGAGAAAGGACCCaagtag